One window from the genome of Acidobacteriota bacterium encodes:
- a CDS encoding cytochrome c family protein: MKKLSVLFAILSVFFIAPVISAPTYVGAEKCKICHKTEFESWAQLKHAKAMEALKPEEQKDPKCLACHSTGHGKTEAVLGGVQCEACHGPGSDYKSPAVMKDPAKAKAAGLIIPDKAACEGCHNAKSPTFKGFNYEEMKPKAMHAVKQK; encoded by the coding sequence ATGAAAAAATTGTCAGTCCTGTTTGCGATTTTGAGTGTATTCTTTATCGCCCCGGTGATTTCAGCACCTACCTATGTCGGAGCGGAGAAGTGCAAGATCTGCCACAAGACAGAATTCGAATCATGGGCCCAGCTGAAGCATGCCAAGGCAATGGAGGCCCTGAAGCCCGAGGAGCAGAAAGATCCAAAGTGTCTTGCCTGCCATAGCACAGGGCATGGAAAGACGGAGGCGGTGCTGGGTGGTGTCCAGTGCGAGGCTTGCCATGGTCCTGGCAGCGATTACAAGTCGCCTGCCGTCATGAAGGATCCAGCCAAAGCGAAAGCAGCGGGATTGATAATACCAGATAAAGCAGCTTGTGAAGGTTGTCATAACGCAAAGAGCCCGACCTTCAAAGGCTTCAACTATGAAGAGATGAAGCCGAAAGCCATGCATGCCGTGAAGCAGAAGTAA